The genomic window GTAGCAATACCAAACCAAATACGACGAGTAGTGGGGTCCTGAGCTAAACCTTGGCTAAACCTTGGAAATCTTAATGCCATAATGCTTTTCAAATCCTCCTAGCCATTATCCTACTGCAATAATTCTTGCTAAGAAGAATGCCCATGTTGTGGCAATTCCACCCAGAAGGTAATGGGTTACTCCTACAGCACGTCCCTGTACAATACTCAAGGCTCTAGGCTGAGTAGCAGGAGCAACTTTTAATTTATTATGAGCCCAAACGATGGATTCAATAAGTTCTTGCCAATAACCACGCCCGCTGAATAGAAACATTAAACTAAAAGACCATACAAAATGGGCACCCAAGAAAAAGAGACCATATGCAGATAATGAAGAACCATAAGACTGAATTACCTGGGAGGCTTGCGCCCATAAGAAATTGCGGAGCCacccattaatggtaatggaactCTGCGCAAAGTTTCCTCCTGTGATATGAGTAACTACCCCTTGAACGCTTATAGTACCCCAAACATCTGACTGCATTTTCCAAATGAAATGGAATATGACTACTGAAATTGCATTGTACATCCAGAATAGCCCCAAGAAGACATGATCCCAAGCGGATACTTGGCATGTCCCTCCTCTTCCGGGTCCATCACAAGGGAAACGAAAATCGAGATTTGCTTTATCCAGTATTAATCGCGAGCTACGAGCAAATAGAACACCCTTTAGGAGTATCAATACCGTTACATGAATTGTAAATGCATGAATGTGATGGACCAAAAAATCTGTAGTTCCTAATGGAATAGGTAACAAAGCAACCTTGCCCCCCACTGCCACTAAAACTAAAAAAAGGGAACCTTCCCTCTCCCCAGCCATTTCATTTCGGCTTAAGAAGATGTGAAAGCGCCTCTCTCTCTATAAGAACGGTGCGTTCCGAGGTGTGAAGTGGGCGAGAAGGGATTTCataattggggttttgaataagacgacctttttcattttgaattcttatTACTTTTTCATATTGAAAAAGTAATAAGAGAGGTCTTAAGCTTTTTATCATCCTGGCGCCGAGCTATTTTTCCGCAGGACCTCCCCTACAGTATCGTCACCGCAGTAGAGTTTAACCACCAAGTTCGGGATGGATTGGTGTGGTTCCTCTACGCCTAGGACACCAGAATATCGAACCATGAACGAAGAAAGGCATGAGATAAAAGCATATTGGCTATTCATTGTGAGGCCCTAATTCTTGACCGGAGGGGACACCAAAGGCCTCTGCCCCTCCATCCCTTAGATAGATAGAGGGGGGCAGAGCTTTCGGTTTTTTCATGTTGTCAAAGAGTTGAACAATGAAAATAGATGGCGAGTGCCTGATCGAATTGATCGGGTCATGTAGGAACAAGGTTCAAGTCTACCGGTCTGTTAGGATGCCTCAGCTGCATACATCACTGTACTTCCACTTGGCACCTATCGTTAATGAGAAACGGCTCGTCTCGCTGTGACCTTCTCTTTAATTCTCAAAGCTTCTTTCGCTCCATCCCCGCAGGGGCAGAGAACCCATCGCTGTCTCGGCTGTGCTACCGGAGGCTCTGGGGAAGTCGGAATAGGAGATCACTCATCTTGGGGTGGGCTTACTGCTTAGATGCTTTCAGCAGTTATCTGCTCCGCACTTGGCTACCCAGCATTTACCGTGGGCACGATAACTGGCACACCAGAGGTGCGTCCTTCCTGGTCCTCTCGTACTAGGGAAAGGTCCTCTCAATGCTCTAATGCCCACACCGGATATGGACCGAACTGTCTCATGATGTTCTGAACCCAGCTCACGTACCGCTTTAATGGGTGAACAGTCCAACCCTTGGAACATACTACAGCCCCAGGTGGCGAAGAGCCAACATCGAGGTGCCAAACTACTAAGGGTactaaagaaacaagaacaacaactACTAATTCATCAGCTAATATATTTCCGAAAAGTCGAAAGCTAAGCGACAGGGGTTTTGTGAAATCTTCTAAGATGTTAATTGGTAGAAGGATTGGAGTTGGTTGGATGTATTTACCAAAATAAGCTAATCCCTTTTTCGACAGACCCGCATAGAAATATGCTACTGATGTAAGTAAAGCTAATGCAACAGTAGTATTTATATCATTTGTGGGTGCAGCTAACTCCCCATGAGGTAACTGTATTATTTTCCAAGGCAAAAGAGCCCCCGACcaatttgaaacaaaaataaacaagaacataGTTCCAACAAAGGGAACCCACGAACCATATTCTTCCCCAATCTGAGTTTTGCTTACATCTCGAATGAATTCGAGGACATATTCAAAGAAATTCTGACCAAAAGTGGGAATGGTTTGCGGATTTCTAACAACTAAAATGGCTGAAACCAATAAGATAGCAATTACGACCCAAGAAGGTCCCTTTACTCATTATGCATAGCATTAAATAGACTGGGTATTCACCTTATCAGTATCTCAAATCAATGATGGATTCTACTGGACGTCTCAACCCTTTGTCAGACTATTGTTCTCTTGTTTTGTTCCCTAAAGTGGAGTAAGACATCGATTTCTCAAAAAGATCAACTCTTTTAATTACATGATGGACTCCTTTGAAAAAAAAACATTGGCGCGCGTGTAAACGAGGTGCTCTACCTAACTGAGCTATAGCCCTTGCGTTTTTGATACATATTTGATCATATTATATCCAAAAATTCTTGTCAAGATGAATATTCCGTGATCAAATTCTTTTTTATTGATATTGCCTTGGTATTGCGTatatttaatattccttttataatCCATTAATCTGATAGACGGGTACCCCCCTTcccttttctttccattttttgtaAAAAATGACCTACTTAACTCAGTGgtctaatgtttaagtgtggggagattgataaaccccatttttagggtttattttgtgcttaatttagtggattttatccactaaactcacacttattcatataattcccATATTTTACATTGCccttcctaattttatgctatgattgaaaacatgcttccttggCCCTAactttgctaattttaatcctctcttattaccatttgatgccttgatagatgtgttaagtgctttcagaatttatagggcaggaatggcttagaggatggaaaggaagcatgctaaagtagaaggaatacaagaaattgaaggaattgctaaagctgtcaagcctgacctcttcgtactaaatcgatcataacttgagctacagatgttcgaatgaggcggttctagttgcgttggaaagctaacatccggggctttaaaatgatatgcaatttgccatatTTGCCATGCAGTtagacgatgcgcacgcgtgaatgacgcgtacgcgtgaccttgcaaatgttcagcgacgtgtacgcgtgacagagtgggggaatcatagGGACAACATTccttcacataattttaggttttagatgtagttttctagagagagaggctctctcctctctctagattttaggattcttaggtttagctattttcaattttagatttctactctatttcaatttagtttctcttctactcttatttgtcttagcattctagtctatttaattcccttgttgattactttatgttgccaatttagtttatgaattctcttgttagatttgattttctatttaatgcaatttgaggtatttcatgtttattgcttcttcctttatttgttatcattgatgcttgcaattggttgtttagatttaatattcctttctagttttctatgtttttatgttatgccttccaagtgtttgattaaatgcttgaaaggaatttagtgtagatttctctccttttggctttggttgagtaattggagactcttgattTATCAAAcacctttgttgattgataattgaaagttgctagttgatttggatccctctaaagctagtctttccttaggagttgactaggacttgaggaatcaaattaattcattCACTTCACTttctttcatagttagaggttaactaagtgggagcaatggacaattaatgtcacaattgataaggataactaggataggacttctaattctcataccttgccaagagattttctagttattaatttactttcttgccattttattttcttgttctttatttcaaaaacccaaaaagatactatctcataaccaatagtaacatactttcctgcaattccttgagagacgacccaaggtttaaatacttcagtttaattttattgggtttgctttagtgacaaacaaatttttgtatgaaaggattctttgttggtttagaaactatactagcaacgagaatttattatgaattgtttaccatcaaaaatccgttcatcagttGGAAAAATAAAGatatccctactgaaggcttttcaccatgGAAAATGGTAATGTTCACTTATCTCATCATGGTATTCACCATGGAAGAGGGAAACGGTACTGAGGGACACCAGAATATTGCTACAAGCCAAATCTTGCCTCATGTagtgaacaagatcctgtctctcGTGCATATTAAgctaatccatgagagcacaggaagaaCGCCCCCAGTAAGGAGTAAGAatttattcctctatgactatcttcctccttgaaaggAGCTGTCCATCaactaatgacattaaagaagtgcttgttgggaggcaacccaaccatgagtaaagtatttctattcttatttcttttgtttattttcatttgagtttattttagtttatttttagagatttcccttgctttttaatgtttgtgatcatgtgtagtaGTTAGAATAGATACAGAAAGGTTCAGAgatgaaaatagaacaccctagaggaaggaCCTTGCTGGTGTTGAACGGCAGGCAAGGGGCCagagttggcgttcaacgcccactagGGACAACaatgctggcgttgaacgccagccaagggcagaggctgggcgttcaacgcccaagaaagCAGAagatctggtgttgaacgccaagaaGGAGTACCtcctgggcgctaaacgccacaactaggagaaaagctggcattgaacgccagccatggtgtagcagctgggcgttcaacacccatatgGAGGGCAGATAATTCAATtgccctagcctctcaggaccaataggttcccacagaatctccacctaccccaccctcttctactctattctttcccattgttcatatttgctcgaggacgagcaaaactcttaagtttggtgttacaaaaggcttgctttttgacttctaccactcctaagtatagcaccaaagactggtgaaacctaaaggaagaggaagggaaaggcacttgcctccacttccctcacctcatatgtcacttatgcaattcagctagaattgttaTAGAAGGAGACACCTTCATTgaggaagacaagcccatcactaagaagaggatggagcaaactagagagcatgcacatgaacCTGTGCAATCGCCTCAACaaaaaatccctgagatacctcaaggaatGCAATTTCCTCCtcaaggctattgggaccaattgcataattctcttggagaattagacactaatatggagcaattgaggttggagcatcaagagcattccaccatccttaatgaaataagagaagatcaaagggctataagggaagaacaacagaggcaaaggcgtgacattgaagagatcaagcactacattgaatcctcaaggaggagtagtagccgccatAACTAAGGTGGGTTCGTTCTCTTAACCCCCTTTCCTTATGTTATTTTCctattttctgttatgttttattgtctgttctcttgttcttgttgcatgatcatctatgtcttaaggctataGAGTATTCCATATATccctcaccttgcttaaaagaaaattttaattgaaaaagaattgagagacaCATAAATTTTGAGTTACATAATAAgaatagtcaattattttgatgtggtggcattgcttttgttttctgaatgcatgaataaatagtgcatatttgaagctGGAGTTTATGAATgtttgctcttgaaagaatgatgaaaaaggagaagtattattagTAATCTGAAAGATcacaaaaattgattcttgaagcaagaaaaagcagcaaaaagaaaaagaaaaagcatgttgtaaAAAACATGgtgaaaaacaaagaaagagaaaagaaaaaagaaaaaaagcaagtagctctttaaaccaaaaggcaagagcaaggatccaaagatccaaagagtgtgcttaagaactctggatacctatatctggggattctagaaaagctgaatcacaatccgaaagggttcaccaaGTTAAGTGTCTCttgcatttatgtattcggtggtaatattggaaaacaaagtgcttagggtcacaacCAAGACTCTAAAAAAC from Arachis ipaensis cultivar K30076 chromosome B09, Araip1.1, whole genome shotgun sequence includes these protein-coding regions:
- the LOC110266878 gene encoding uncharacterized protein LOC110266878, whose product is MEKLEILEAQAAHISLEMIDKTMKKPYGLVEDVLGPSWVVIAILLVSAILVVRNPQTIPTFGQNFFEYVLEFIRDVSKTQIGEEYGSWVPFVGTMFLFIFVSNWSGALLPWKIIQLPHGELAAPTNDINTTVALALLTSVAYFYAGLSKKGLAYFGKYIQPTPILLPINILEDFTKPLSLSFRLFGNILADELVVVVLVSLVPLVVWHLDVGSSPPGAVVCSKGWTVHPLKRYVSWVQNIMRQFGPYPVWALEH